The proteins below come from a single Vanessa cardui chromosome 7, ilVanCard2.1, whole genome shotgun sequence genomic window:
- the LOC124531160 gene encoding NHL repeat-containing protein 2 — MESSPLDYVAQACMDLTDAMVSANSEAERDSLIVNHIKKVWAVVPPIEDFKKNLEWVNVSEPLSLNQHCAEKVVVLDFWTYCCINCYHVLPDLAHLEKLHKADNNLVVIGVHCAKFSNEKVSGNVLAAVQRYNIHHPVVNDSDSCMWETLGIRCWPTLLILGPSNKPIFIITGEGHRDELVWYVGAAIRHFTSRLSTVSLPVSINTHLKTKENNVLYFPSKLALNPFYRGRGEEPFLAISDTGHHRVLLTDCSGVILRIIGGTEPGFKDGKFNEAQFNAPQGVCWLSSAVLVVCDTNNHALRAVHLDEGSVEVLAGTGRQAAVGDKGGKCLGLQALSSPWDVLLYSTPDMDMSVRPAPPPPPPPPGHAPLDNDKPDKENVKEKEKKDEKRRVLLIACAGSHQIWALFLDNTIWWKYKAFSEGTCAVVAGSGAEAARNSAYAASAAFAQPSGLTLRTGTSPEIFIADSESSSIRRLALSTGQVSTLCGGDRNPLNLFAYGDVDDVGIEAKLQHPLAVAYCESNKTLYVADTYNHKIKKVDVGPQKVTTLNPTMIETTDPAKFNEPSGLSTSTDGKYLYIADTNNHSIKILNLAKNVCQEFKVRLPDPKFTEPENLILYKNDLFVNRKCGNLIIYFNVSLDAETRSVKFTPGAPQNWHVCVRDENDKDVTTDDFEFVGCSHKGTKLPGRVEMKLKFRTDKTHYRLYLSFQTALCDASVCFAHSFTIRSTILVRDSVKMIESYKITCKVNPVNRNEQKSEAKLTST, encoded by the exons atggaatCAAGTCCACTTGATTATGTAGCCCAGGCATGTATGGATTTAACTGATGCAATGGTATCTGCAAATAGTGAAGCTGAACGTGACTCTCTCATAGTAAACCACATTAAAAAAGTTTGGGCAGTGGTACCACCAATTGaagactttaaaaaaa ATTTGGAGTGGGTGAATGTGTCTGAACCGCTTTCCCTTAATCAGCATTGTGCAGAAAAAGTTGTTGTTTTGGACTTTTGGACTTACTGCTGCATAAACTGCTACCATGTACTGCCAGACTTAGCACATTTAGAAAAACTACATAAAGCCGATAATAATCTGGTTGtg ATTGGTGTACATTGTGCTAAGTTTAGTAATGAGAAGGTATCTGGGAATGTGCTGGCAGCCGTACAGAGATACAACATTCATCATCCTGTAGTAAATGATTCTGATAGTTGTATGTGGGAAACATTGGGAATAAGATGTTGGCCTACCCTTCTTATATTAG GTCCATCTAACAAGCCAATCTTTATCATAACTGGAGAAGGACACAGGGATGAACTTGTTTGGTACGTCGGTGCTGCTATACGACATTTCACATCACGCCTCTCGACAGTCTCACTGCCTGTGTCAATAAATActcatttaaaaactaaggagaaTAATGTCCTTTATTTTCCCAGTAAG cttGCACTGAATCCATTCTATCGTGGTCGTGGGGAAGAGCCCTTTCTAGCAATATCGGATACCGGCCATCATCGAGTACTATTGACAGACTGCTCGGGCGTCATATTGCGTATTATTGGGGGAACTGAACCAGGATTTAAAGACGGAA AATTCAACGAGGCGCAGTTCAACGCGCCGCAGGGCGTGTGCTGGCTGTCGAGCGCCGTGCTGGTGGTGTGCGACACCAACAACCACGCGCTGCGCGCCGTGCACCTCGACGAGGGCAGCGTCGAGGTGCTGGCCGGCACGGGCCGACAGGCCGCCGTCGGCGACAAGG GGGGAAAATGTCTGGGTCTGCAAGCGCTGTCGTCGCCGTGGGACGTGCTGCTGTACTCCACGCCCGACATGGACATGTCGGTGCGGCCCGCGCCgcccccgccgccgccgccccccGGACACGCCCCCCTCGACAACGACAAGCCTGACAAGGAGAATGTTAAag aaaaagaaaaaaaggacgAGAAACGCCGAGTGCTCTTGATCGCCTGCGCTGGCTCGCACCAAATATGGGCTCTGTTCCTTGACAATACCATCTGGTGGAAATATAAGGCATTTTCTGAGG GCACGTGCGCGGTGGTGGCGGGCTCGGGCGCGGAGGCGGCGCGCAACAGCGCCTACGCCGCGTCGGCCGCCTTCGCGCAGCCCTCCGGCCTCACGCTGCGGACGG GTACCAGTCCGGAAATATTCATAGCAGATTCGGAGAGTTCCTCTATAAGAAGATTAGCGCTATCTACTGGACAGGTCTCTACGCTATGTGGCGGAGATCGAAATCCTTTA aATCTTTTCGCTTACGGTGACGTTGATGATGTGGGCATAGAAGCAAAACTGCAACATCCATTAGCCGTCGCTTACTGTGAGTCGAACAAAACTCTGTACGTCGCCGATACGTATAATCACAAAATCAAGAAAGTAGACGTCGGCCCTCAAAAGGTGACCACGTTGAATCCAACCATGATCGAAACGACCGACCCAGCTAAGTTCAACGAACCCTCGGGTCTCTCGACCAGTACGGATGGAAAATATCTCTACATAGCCGACACGAATAATCATAGCATAAAAATTCTGAACCTAGCCAAAAATGTATGCCAAGAATTCAAAGTACGTCTTCCAGATCCGAAATTCACCGAACCCGAGAATCTAATACTGTATAAAAATGACTTATTCGTGAACAGAAAATGCGGTAAtctcataatatatttcaatgtgaGCTTAGACGCTGAAACGAGAAGCGTTAAGTTCACACCGGGGGCGCCGCAGAACTGGCACGTCTGCGTTCGTGACGAAAATGATAAGGACGTGACGACTGACGACTTCGAATTCGTCGGTTGCTCGCATAAAGGCACCAAGTTGCCGGGCAGAGTGGAAATGAAGCTTAAATTCAGAACAGATAAGACCCATTATCGCTTGTACCTCAGCTTCCAAACGGCGCTGTGCGACGCTTCCGTTTGCTTTGCGCATTCTTTCACAATACGATCTACTATTTTAGTTCGAGACTCGGTGAAAATGATTGAATCTTACAAGATAACATGTAAAGTCAATCCCGTAAATCGAAATGAACAAAAATCGGAAGCTAAACTAACTAGTACGTAG
- the LOC124530801 gene encoding cysteine protease ATG4B: MDAMFDICYLSPDGNNVEPDDIPKTKDNVWILGKKYSAVQDLDRIRRDISSIIWCTYRKGFVPIGDEGLTSDKGWGCMLRCGQMVLGVALVRIHLSSDWVWTPETRDPTYLKIVQRFEERKQAPYSIHQVALMGACEGKEVGQWFGPNTVAQVLKKLVVYDKWSSLVIHVALDNTVVKEDILQQCIVNNDRGDSSDNPDNIIVSDWMPLLLIVPLRLGLSEINPVYIDGLKICFQSPQSVGVIGGKPNQALYLIGCVGDEVVYLDPHTTQRSGLVENKITDEQKEMDCTYHCKYASRIPMLSMDPSVAVCFLCRTRRDFDELCITIENTLMQESQPLFEICEKRPSHWGPSINDIDLQNTTLFTEFEEVDRQFDDSDDEFEIL; encoded by the exons ATGGATGCCATGTTTGATATATGCTATCTTTCGCCCGATGGAAATAACGTTGAGCCTGATGATATTCCTAAAACAAAAGATAATGTTTGGATACTGGGTAAAAAATACAGCGCGGTGCAAG ATCTAGACCGAATAAGGCGTGATATAAGTTCTATCATCTGGTGTACGTATAGAAAAGGATTTGTCCCTATAGGGGATGAGGGTCTCACGTCGGACAAAGGGTGGGGTTGTATGTTACGATGTGGACAGATGGTACTTGGAGTAGCTCTTGTGAGAATACATTTATCCTCAGATTGGGTATGGACTCCAGAGACTAG AGATCCGACATATTTGAAAATAGTCCAAAGATTTGAAGAAAGGAAACAAGCACCATATTCAATTCATCAGGTTGCATTGATGGGGGCTTGTGAAGGAAAGGAAGTTGGTCAATGGTTTGGACCCAATACTGTTGCGCAAGTGCTCAA AAAACTAGTTGTATATGATAAATGGAGTTCCCTGGTCATCCATGTTGCATTAGATAATACTGTTGTTAAAGAAGATATCT TGCAACAATGCATTGTGAATAATGACAGAGGAGACTCATCAGATAACCCAGACAATATTATTGTGTCAGATTGGATGCCACTGCTATTAATAGTACCTCTTAGACTTGGACTAAGTGAAATCAACCCTGTATATATTGATGGATTAAAG atttgCTTCCAATCGCCGCAATCAGTCGGTGTGATTGGCGGTAAACCCAACCAGGCTCTATACCTCATAGGTTGTGTTGGTGATGAAGTTGTGTACTTAGATCCACACACAACACAACGGTCCGGTTTAGTTGAG aataaaataacagATGAACAGAAGGAAATGGATTGCACATATCATTGTAAATATGCTTCGAGAATACCTATGCTCTCCATGGATCCTTCGGTGGCAGTG TGCTTCCTGTGTCGAACGAGACGAGATTTTGATGAGCTGTGCATAACAATAGAGAATACATTAATGCAAGAGAGCCAACCTCTGTTTGAAATTTGTGAAAAGCGACCTTCTCACTGGGGACCAAGTATAAATGATATTGATTTGCAGAACACAACTCTTTTCacag aaTTTGAAGAAGTGGATCGGCAGTTTGATGATTCAGACGATGAATTCGAAATCCTTTGA